A DNA window from Actinomadura coerulea contains the following coding sequences:
- the glnA gene encoding type I glutamate--ammonia ligase — MFSSAEEVLSYIRNEGVRFVDCRFVDLPGKMQHFTFPVESFGENVFTDGLMFDGSSVRGFQEIHESDMLLLPDPATAVLDPFRQHKTLILNFFVHDPLTGEPYSRDPRNIARKAQDYLRGTGIADTCFFGPEAEFYIFDDVRFETKQNAGYYYLDSIEGAWNTGREEPGGNLGAKPPYKGGYFPVPPMDHYTDLRSEMVAQLIESGIHVEMQHHEVGTAGQAEIDFRFDTLLKTADNLMLYKYIVKNVARAAGKTVTFMPKPIFGDNGSGMHCHQSLWKDGSPLFYDEVGYAGLSDNARYYIGGLLRHAPSLLAFSNPTVNSYHRLVPGYEAPVNLVYSQRNRSACIRVPITGSNPKAKRIEFRVPDPACNPYLAFSAMLMAGLDGIKNKIEPPEPVDKDLYELPPEEARAIPQVPGSLPEVLTALEADHDYLLEGGVFTPDLIETYISMKNEFEIDPIRLRPHPHEFELYYDI, encoded by the coding sequence ATGTTCAGCAGCGCCGAAGAGGTCCTGAGCTACATCAGGAACGAAGGTGTTCGATTCGTCGACTGCCGGTTCGTGGACCTGCCGGGCAAGATGCAGCACTTCACCTTCCCCGTCGAGAGCTTCGGCGAGAACGTCTTCACCGACGGGCTGATGTTCGACGGGTCGTCGGTCCGCGGTTTCCAGGAGATCCACGAGTCCGACATGCTCCTGCTGCCGGACCCGGCCACCGCCGTCCTGGACCCCTTCCGCCAGCACAAGACGCTGATCCTGAACTTCTTCGTGCACGACCCGCTGACGGGCGAGCCCTACAGCCGCGACCCGCGCAACATCGCGCGCAAGGCCCAGGACTACCTGCGCGGCACCGGCATCGCCGACACCTGCTTCTTCGGGCCCGAGGCCGAGTTCTACATCTTCGACGACGTCCGCTTCGAGACGAAGCAGAACGCCGGCTACTACTACCTCGACTCGATCGAGGGCGCCTGGAACACCGGCCGCGAGGAGCCCGGCGGCAACCTCGGCGCCAAGCCCCCCTACAAGGGCGGCTACTTCCCCGTCCCGCCGATGGACCACTACACCGACCTGCGCTCGGAGATGGTGGCCCAGCTCATCGAGTCGGGCATCCACGTCGAGATGCAGCACCACGAGGTCGGCACCGCCGGCCAGGCCGAGATCGACTTCCGCTTCGACACGCTGCTGAAGACGGCCGACAACCTGATGCTCTACAAGTACATCGTGAAGAACGTCGCGCGCGCCGCGGGCAAGACCGTCACGTTCATGCCGAAGCCGATCTTCGGTGACAACGGGTCGGGCATGCACTGCCACCAGTCCCTCTGGAAGGACGGCTCGCCCCTCTTCTACGACGAGGTCGGCTACGCGGGCTTGTCGGACAACGCCCGCTACTACATCGGCGGCCTGCTCCGGCACGCCCCGTCCCTGCTGGCGTTCAGCAACCCCACGGTGAACAGCTACCACCGCCTCGTCCCCGGCTACGAGGCCCCGGTCAACCTGGTCTACTCCCAGCGCAACCGCTCCGCCTGCATCCGCGTCCCGATCACCGGCTCGAACCCGAAGGCCAAGCGCATCGAGTTCCGCGTCCCGGACCCGGCCTGCAATCCCTACCTGGCCTTCTCCGCGATGCTGATGGCCGGCCTGGACGGCATCAAGAACAAGATCGAGCCCCCGGAGCCGGTCGACAAGGACCTCTACGAGCTGCCGCCCGAGGAGGCCCGCGCCATCCCGCAGGTCCCCGGCAGCCTCCCCGAGGTCCTCACCGCCCTGGAGGCCGACCACGACTACCTGCTGGAAGGCGGCGTCTTCACCCCGGACCTCATCGAGACCTACATCTCGATGAAGAACGAGTTCGAGATCGACCCCATCCGCCTCCGCCCCCACCCCCACGAGTTCGAGCTGTACTACGACATCTAG
- a CDS encoding DUF1877 family protein — MGLAMSYLRVPPVLEGEADPGRIARHVFGDANWRRRGSAVLFELGWAWQAMHYLVTGDPWEGRQPEADVVCGGRLLTEDGADELGMDVIYLAPERVKPAADHLAATPFAAIAGRYDPPAMVRAGVQDAGRLDDAARERVFQPAYGGLGEFFRLAATEGQAVYKVMA; from the coding sequence GTGGGTCTGGCAATGTCGTACCTCAGGGTGCCGCCCGTGCTGGAGGGAGAGGCCGACCCGGGCCGGATCGCGCGCCACGTCTTCGGCGACGCGAACTGGCGGCGGCGCGGCTCGGCCGTGCTGTTCGAGCTCGGCTGGGCGTGGCAGGCGATGCACTACCTCGTCACCGGCGACCCGTGGGAGGGCCGCCAGCCCGAGGCCGACGTCGTGTGCGGCGGCCGGCTGCTCACCGAGGACGGCGCCGACGAGCTCGGCATGGACGTCATCTACCTCGCCCCCGAGCGCGTCAAGCCCGCCGCCGACCACCTGGCCGCGACGCCGTTCGCCGCGATCGCGGGACGCTACGACCCGCCCGCGATGGTCCGGGCGGGCGTCCAGGACGCGGGGAGGCTGGACGACGCCGCCCGCGAGCGGGTCTTCCAGCCCGCCTACGGGGGGCTGGGCGAGTTCTTCCGGCTCGCCGCGACCGAGGGCCAGGCCGTCTACAAGGTGATGGCCTGA
- the lipA gene encoding lipoyl synthase yields MTTVTPEGRKLLRVEARNSQTPIERKPEWIKTRMKMGPQYRELTGLVKSEGLHTVCQEAGCPNIFECWEDREATFLIGGDQCTRRCDFCQIDTGKPAALDRDEPRRVAESVATMGLKYATITGVARDDLEDGGAWLYAETVRRIHAAVPGCGVELLIPDFNAVPEQLAEVFSSRPEVLAHNVETVPRIFKRIRPGFRYERSLEVITRAREEGLVTKSNLILGMGETREEVSQALRDLHEAGCELITITQYLRPSPRHHPVERWVKPEEFVELSAEAEEIGFAGVMSGPLVRSSYRAGRLYKQAVSARG; encoded by the coding sequence GTGACGACGGTGACACCTGAGGGACGCAAGCTCCTGCGCGTCGAGGCGCGCAACAGCCAGACCCCGATCGAGCGCAAGCCCGAGTGGATCAAGACCCGGATGAAGATGGGCCCGCAGTACCGCGAGCTCACCGGCCTGGTGAAGTCCGAGGGCCTGCACACGGTGTGCCAGGAGGCCGGCTGTCCCAACATCTTCGAATGCTGGGAGGACCGCGAGGCCACCTTCCTCATCGGCGGCGACCAGTGCACCCGGCGCTGCGACTTCTGCCAGATCGACACCGGGAAGCCCGCCGCGCTCGACCGCGACGAGCCGCGCCGCGTCGCCGAGTCCGTCGCCACGATGGGGCTGAAGTACGCGACCATCACCGGCGTCGCCCGCGACGACCTGGAGGACGGCGGCGCCTGGCTGTACGCCGAGACCGTCCGGCGGATCCACGCCGCGGTCCCCGGCTGCGGCGTCGAGCTGCTCATCCCCGACTTCAACGCCGTCCCCGAGCAGCTCGCCGAGGTGTTCTCGTCCCGGCCGGAGGTGCTCGCGCACAACGTGGAGACCGTCCCGCGGATCTTCAAGCGGATCCGTCCCGGGTTCCGCTACGAGCGGTCCCTGGAGGTCATCACCCGGGCGCGCGAGGAAGGCCTGGTCACCAAGTCGAACCTGATCCTCGGCATGGGCGAGACCCGCGAGGAGGTCTCGCAGGCGCTGCGCGACCTGCACGAGGCCGGCTGCGAGCTCATCACGATCACCCAGTACCTGCGGCCGAGCCCCCGGCACCACCCGGTGGAGCGGTGGGTCAAGCCGGAGGAGTTCGTCGAGCTGTCGGCCGAGGCCGAGGAGATCGGCTTCGCGGGCGTGATGTCGGGGCCGCTGGTGCGCTCCAGCTACCGCGCCGGCCGCCTCTACAAGCAGGCCGTCTCCGCGCGCGGCTGA
- a CDS encoding RDD family protein: protein MSGGKAAGPRWTQTWLGGARSAGADLGEPGKRIGLPESGSGSVAPYGRRLLALFVDWGLSMLVASLLARSFGWEPAERSSWTLLIFGLQAWVLTAFLGTTIGKRLCGIRVVRLDGRPVGLGWALARTLLLLLVIPALIWDRDYRGMHDRASNTVVVSN, encoded by the coding sequence ATGAGCGGTGGTAAGGCGGCCGGGCCGCGGTGGACGCAGACATGGCTCGGCGGGGCGCGCTCGGCCGGGGCCGACCTCGGCGAGCCCGGCAAGCGGATCGGCCTGCCCGAGAGCGGCAGCGGCTCCGTCGCGCCCTACGGCCGCCGGCTCCTCGCCCTGTTCGTCGACTGGGGCCTGTCGATGCTGGTGGCGAGCCTGCTCGCGCGCTCGTTCGGGTGGGAGCCCGCCGAGCGCAGCAGCTGGACGCTGCTCATCTTCGGCCTCCAGGCATGGGTGCTCACCGCGTTCCTCGGCACGACGATCGGCAAGCGGCTGTGCGGCATCCGGGTGGTCCGGCTGGACGGCCGCCCCGTCGGCCTCGGCTGGGCCCTCGCGAGGACGCTGCTTCTCCTCCTGGTCATTCCCGCGCTTATCTGGGACCGTGACTACCGGGGCATGCACGACCGGGCGAGCAACACGGTCGTCGTCTCCAATTAG
- a CDS encoding SRPBCC domain-containing protein → MPVPDRIERTLELAHPPERVWAALTTAEGLGGWFGSHAEIDDLRPGGEARVRWDGQGEFTLWIQVVEPPRRFAYTWAIEGLPAGDPRRTYVEFTLEPTGSGTRVTVVESGFAQLPDQLAGAYESNAHGWRMELAELAGYLDAAP, encoded by the coding sequence GTGCCCGTCCCGGATCGCATCGAGCGGACGCTCGAACTCGCCCACCCGCCCGAGCGGGTGTGGGCGGCGTTGACCACCGCCGAAGGGCTCGGCGGCTGGTTCGGCTCCCACGCGGAGATCGACGACCTGCGGCCCGGTGGCGAGGCCCGGGTGCGGTGGGACGGCCAGGGCGAGTTCACCCTCTGGATCCAGGTCGTCGAGCCGCCCCGCCGGTTCGCCTACACGTGGGCGATCGAAGGGCTGCCGGCGGGCGATCCGCGGCGCACCTACGTGGAGTTCACATTGGAGCCGACCGGATCGGGCACCCGAGTGACGGTCGTGGAGAGCGGCTTCGCCCAGCTGCCGGACCAACTGGCCGGCGCCTACGAGAGCAACGCCCACGGGTGGCGGATGGAGCTGGCCGAGCTGGCCGGGTACCTCGATGCCGCACCCTGA
- a CDS encoding VOC family protein, with protein sequence MSPTFRGGHNIAMKLPKAQFDRTVAFYRDVLGMEVTDENSGGVVDQCAKVQLGPVTLWFDRVDNYARADLWLELFTDDVDAATRHLAAHGVAVQDELEPFPAGMDAHWISNPVGIPHIVRLADEDQAPS encoded by the coding sequence ATGAGTCCGACATTCCGCGGCGGCCACAACATCGCCATGAAGCTGCCCAAGGCGCAGTTCGACCGCACCGTCGCCTTCTACCGCGACGTCCTGGGTATGGAGGTCACCGACGAGAACAGCGGAGGCGTCGTGGACCAGTGCGCCAAGGTGCAGCTCGGCCCGGTGACGCTGTGGTTCGACCGCGTCGACAACTACGCGCGGGCCGACCTGTGGCTTGAGCTTTTCACCGATGACGTGGACGCCGCGACCAGGCACCTGGCCGCGCACGGTGTCGCCGTCCAGGACGAGCTGGAGCCGTTCCCCGCCGGCATGGACGCCCACTGGATCAGCAACCCGGTCGGCATCCCGCACATCGTCCGCCTCGCCGACGAGGACCAGGCCCCCTCCTGA
- a CDS encoding peptidase E, with translation MSTDGQPHILAIGGGTFLPDGREGLAPSPLLRYAFDLTGQDRPRVCFLTTAVGDGAEYIARSYAAFSSMDAEVSHLALFPMPNVADVRAHLLGQDLLYVSGGSVANLLALWRLHGLDEILREAWQEGVVLSGQSAGALCWHAGGNTDSFGPQLRPLTDGLGFLPYSCGVHYDSDPQRRPLLQQLVGEGTLPGGYAADEAVGLHYVGTEFVQAVSYRREAGAYRIEPDGPGTAKEYRLEPRLLAAF, from the coding sequence ATGAGCACCGACGGACAGCCGCACATCCTCGCGATCGGCGGGGGCACCTTCCTGCCGGACGGCCGGGAGGGCCTGGCCCCGAGCCCGCTGCTGCGCTACGCGTTCGACCTGACCGGCCAGGACCGCCCCCGCGTCTGCTTCCTGACGACGGCCGTCGGCGACGGCGCCGAGTACATCGCGCGCTCCTACGCCGCGTTCTCCTCGATGGACGCCGAGGTCAGCCATCTCGCGCTGTTCCCGATGCCGAACGTCGCCGACGTCCGGGCGCACCTGCTCGGCCAGGACCTGCTGTACGTGTCGGGCGGCAGCGTCGCGAACCTGCTGGCGCTGTGGCGGCTGCACGGCCTCGACGAGATCCTGCGGGAGGCGTGGCAGGAGGGCGTCGTGCTTTCCGGGCAGAGCGCGGGCGCGCTGTGCTGGCACGCCGGCGGCAACACCGACTCCTTCGGGCCGCAGCTGCGCCCGCTGACCGACGGCCTCGGATTCCTGCCGTACTCGTGCGGCGTCCACTACGACAGCGACCCGCAGCGGCGGCCGCTGCTCCAGCAGCTCGTCGGCGAGGGCACCCTGCCGGGCGGGTACGCGGCCGACGAGGCGGTCGGCCTGCACTACGTCGGCACCGAGTTCGTCCAGGCCGTCTCCTACCGGCGGGAGGCGGGCGCCTACCGGATCGAGCCGGACGGGCCGGGGACGGCCAAGGAGTACCGGCTGGAGCCCCGCCTGCTCGCCGCCTTCTGA
- a CDS encoding DUF4191 domain-containing protein, whose protein sequence is MSKKPTDGAQESPGRLKQIRMVAQVLRQADPKALPIVFASAIGALVVVILIGLLIGQLWFFIPLGILAAFAVGMIVFGQLAQRAQYKVIAGQPGAAAAILKNMRGNWSVTEAVSGNRNLDMVHRAVGRPGVVLVSEGPRSRVGPLLGAEKKRISRAAQQVPIYDVQVGDDEGQVPVDKLQRHLMKLPRNLTKGQVAELNDRLQALPRSMQMPKGPMPRGAKMPKGPKPKLR, encoded by the coding sequence ATGTCGAAAAAGCCCACGGACGGGGCCCAGGAGAGTCCAGGGCGCCTCAAGCAGATCCGCATGGTCGCCCAGGTGCTCCGCCAGGCCGACCCGAAGGCCCTGCCGATCGTGTTCGCCTCCGCGATCGGGGCGCTGGTCGTCGTCATCCTCATCGGGCTGCTCATCGGCCAGCTGTGGTTCTTCATCCCGCTGGGCATCCTCGCCGCGTTCGCCGTCGGCATGATCGTCTTCGGGCAGCTGGCGCAGCGCGCGCAGTACAAGGTGATCGCCGGGCAGCCCGGCGCCGCCGCCGCGATCCTGAAGAACATGCGCGGAAACTGGTCGGTGACCGAGGCGGTCAGCGGCAACCGCAACCTCGACATGGTGCACCGCGCGGTGGGGCGCCCGGGCGTGGTGCTCGTCTCGGAGGGCCCGCGCAGCCGCGTCGGCCCGCTGCTCGGCGCGGAGAAGAAGCGCATCTCCCGCGCCGCCCAGCAGGTGCCGATCTACGACGTGCAGGTCGGCGACGACGAGGGCCAGGTCCCGGTCGACAAGCTCCAGCGGCACCTGATGAAGCTTCCCCGCAACCTCACCAAGGGCCAGGTCGCCGAGCTGAACGACCGCCTCCAGGCGCTCCCCCGCTCGATGCAGATGCCGAAGGGCCCGATGCCCAGGGGCGCGAAGATGCCGAAGGGCCCGAAGCCCAAACTGCGCTGA
- a CDS encoding ArsR/SmtB family transcription factor: MPHPDQAEPVAQAVFTALADPTRRGILAELAARGPATATDLAARLPISRQAIAKHLGLLSDAGLVRAEAGERRRIRYRLQTGPVAVAQSFLAALARDWDGHLSALHDHLERNRGNDI; encoded by the coding sequence ATGCCGCACCCTGACCAGGCCGAACCCGTCGCCCAGGCGGTCTTCACCGCGCTGGCCGACCCGACCCGGCGGGGCATCCTCGCCGAGCTCGCGGCGCGCGGCCCGGCGACCGCGACCGACCTGGCCGCCCGGCTCCCCATCTCGCGCCAGGCGATCGCCAAGCACCTCGGCCTGCTGTCCGATGCCGGACTGGTCCGGGCGGAGGCCGGGGAGCGGCGCCGGATCCGCTACCGGCTGCAGACCGGACCGGTGGCCGTGGCCCAGTCGTTCCTCGCCGCGCTGGCGCGCGACTGGGACGGCCACCTCAGCGCACTGCACGACCATCTCGAACGCAACAGGGGGAACGACATATGA
- a CDS encoding helix-turn-helix domain-containing protein has protein sequence MSDRSLDPADPNLTVGQRIRYYRRRRGMSRDVLGGLIGRNGRWVKAVERGEILQPKLPTLLSIAEALKLRDVARLTGGDPVPMSMFRGPGHPALPAVRDAINAVSASTAEAPPPLAHLQARLDAAWRARHAAPDHRTVLGTLLPDMIRDAKRAVRAYEGADRRRALAILAGVYNLAQFFVAYQPSADLLWRIVERSIMAAEESEDPRAFGSAVWLAAQAHRDAGDFDAAEVVNREGLDVIRPHLDGADDDLRAIWGALHHEVAYTAARAGQSGTAWRWWDRADRIARSLPPGHFDPMTSFSRVIMDAHSVTIAVELRQGGEARKQARRAERAAIPSQPRLGRHLIEVARAWQLADGPAAALGALGRAYTAAPETIRYNGYARRMTLEFAKEGSPQTRQGARNLADRIGLLV, from the coding sequence CGCAGCCTCGATCCGGCCGACCCGAACCTGACTGTCGGGCAGCGCATCCGGTACTACCGGCGCCGACGGGGCATGTCCCGGGATGTTCTGGGCGGGCTCATCGGCCGGAACGGGCGATGGGTGAAGGCCGTCGAGCGCGGCGAGATCCTGCAGCCGAAACTCCCCACCCTGCTGAGCATCGCGGAGGCGCTCAAACTCCGCGACGTCGCCAGGCTCACGGGCGGCGACCCCGTTCCGATGAGCATGTTCCGCGGCCCCGGGCACCCCGCCCTGCCCGCCGTCCGGGACGCGATCAACGCCGTGTCCGCGTCGACGGCGGAGGCGCCCCCGCCGCTGGCGCACCTGCAAGCCCGGCTCGACGCCGCGTGGCGGGCCCGGCACGCGGCCCCCGATCACCGGACCGTCCTCGGGACGCTGCTCCCGGACATGATCCGGGACGCCAAGCGCGCCGTCCGCGCGTACGAGGGCGCCGACCGGCGGCGCGCCCTCGCGATACTCGCCGGGGTCTACAACCTCGCGCAGTTCTTCGTCGCCTACCAACCGTCCGCCGATCTCCTCTGGAGAATCGTCGAGCGGTCCATCATGGCGGCCGAGGAGTCCGAGGACCCGCGCGCGTTCGGCAGCGCCGTCTGGCTCGCCGCGCAGGCGCACCGCGACGCCGGGGATTTCGACGCGGCAGAGGTCGTCAACCGCGAGGGCCTCGACGTGATCCGCCCGCATCTGGACGGCGCCGACGACGACCTGCGCGCCATCTGGGGTGCGCTGCATCATGAGGTCGCCTACACCGCGGCGCGCGCGGGCCAGTCCGGGACGGCATGGCGGTGGTGGGACCGCGCCGACCGCATCGCCCGATCCCTCCCGCCGGGCCATTTCGACCCGATGACGTCGTTCTCGCGGGTCATCATGGACGCCCACAGCGTCACCATCGCCGTCGAGCTCCGGCAAGGCGGCGAGGCGCGCAAGCAGGCGCGGCGGGCCGAGCGCGCGGCCATCCCGTCGCAACCGCGACTAGGGCGGCACCTGATCGAGGTGGCGCGCGCATGGCAGCTGGCGGACGGCCCGGCCGCCGCTCTCGGTGCCCTGGGCAGGGCCTACACGGCGGCGCCGGAAACGATCCGCTACAACGGATACGCGCGGCGTATGACGCTGGAGTTCGCCAAGGAGGGTTCGCCGCAGACTCGCCAAGGTGCGCGAAATCTCGCCGACCGGATCGGCCTGCTCGTCTGA
- a CDS encoding TIGR01777 family oxidoreductase — protein sequence MRITVTGSSGLIGSALVRSLREDGHDVVRLVRREPSRPDEARWSPADGCVDRESLEGADAVVHLAGAGVGDRPWTKAYKQKIRDSRLTGTRTLAEAIAAASPRPRVLVCGSAIGYYGDTGDREADEDSPAGEGFLADLVRDWEAAAAPAREAGVRVVHPRTGVVLAREGGVLGRTLPLFRFGLGGDLGDGRQWTSWISLPDEVAALRFLVGTEIAGPVNLTAPNPVTNDAYTKAVGRALHRPARLSVPKFALRAALGGFADEGPLVSQRILPRRLLDAGFRFAHEDVESAIAAVL from the coding sequence ATGAGGATCACCGTCACGGGCTCGTCGGGCCTCATCGGCTCGGCGCTGGTGCGGTCCCTTCGCGAGGACGGCCACGACGTCGTCCGGCTGGTGCGCAGGGAGCCGTCCCGCCCCGACGAGGCGCGCTGGTCGCCGGCCGACGGCTGCGTCGACAGGGAGTCGCTGGAGGGAGCCGACGCCGTCGTGCACCTGGCGGGCGCCGGGGTCGGCGACCGGCCGTGGACGAAGGCGTACAAGCAGAAGATCCGCGACAGCCGCCTGACCGGCACCCGCACGCTCGCCGAGGCGATCGCGGCGGCCTCGCCCCGGCCCCGCGTGCTGGTCTGCGGGTCGGCGATCGGCTACTACGGCGACACCGGCGACCGTGAGGCCGACGAGGACTCCCCCGCCGGAGAGGGCTTCCTCGCCGACCTCGTCCGCGACTGGGAGGCGGCGGCCGCGCCCGCGCGGGAGGCCGGGGTCCGGGTCGTGCACCCGCGGACGGGCGTCGTGCTGGCCCGCGAGGGCGGCGTCCTCGGGCGCACCCTCCCGCTGTTCAGGTTCGGCCTCGGCGGCGACCTCGGCGACGGCCGGCAGTGGACGAGCTGGATCTCCCTCCCCGACGAGGTCGCGGCGCTGCGGTTCCTCGTCGGCACCGAGATCGCCGGGCCGGTCAACCTGACCGCCCCGAACCCGGTGACCAACGACGCCTACACCAAGGCGGTCGGCCGCGCCCTGCACCGCCCCGCGCGGCTGTCGGTCCCGAAGTTCGCGCTGCGCGCCGCCCTCGGCGGCTTCGCCGACGAGGGGCCGCTGGTCAGCCAGCGGATCCTGCCGCGCCGGCTGCTGGACGCCGGGTTCCGGTTCGCGCACGAGGACGTCGAGTCGGCGATCGCCGCCGTCCTGTGA
- the lipB gene encoding lipoyl(octanoyl) transferase LipB: MSDVDVRELVVVHAGFGAAAVPYEDGWELQKRTHALRVDDAIPDTVLLLEHRPVYTAGKRTEALDRPFGDPGAPVVDVDRGGKITWHGPGQLTGYPIVRLPDPVDVVGYVRLLERMMMDVCADLGLETATVEGRSGLWVRGTPDRKIGSIGIRVARGVAMHGFMLNCDNDMGWFDKIVACGIRDVGSTNLSRELGRAVTVAEVVPLVERHLAEALGAAETFHRTTAQLGILGQAITL; this comes from the coding sequence GTGAGCGATGTGGACGTACGCGAGCTGGTCGTGGTGCACGCGGGGTTCGGCGCGGCCGCCGTCCCCTACGAGGACGGGTGGGAGCTGCAGAAGCGCACCCACGCGCTGCGGGTGGACGACGCGATCCCCGACACCGTCCTGCTGCTGGAGCACCGGCCCGTCTACACGGCGGGCAAGCGGACGGAGGCGCTCGACCGCCCGTTCGGCGACCCCGGCGCCCCGGTCGTGGACGTCGACCGCGGCGGGAAGATCACCTGGCACGGCCCCGGGCAGCTCACCGGCTACCCGATCGTCCGGCTGCCCGACCCGGTGGACGTCGTCGGCTACGTGCGGCTGCTGGAGCGGATGATGATGGACGTCTGCGCCGATCTCGGGCTGGAGACGGCGACGGTGGAGGGGCGCAGCGGACTGTGGGTCCGCGGGACCCCTGACCGCAAGATCGGCTCGATCGGGATCCGGGTGGCGCGCGGCGTCGCGATGCACGGCTTCATGCTCAACTGCGACAACGACATGGGCTGGTTCGACAAGATCGTCGCCTGCGGGATCCGCGACGTCGGGTCGACCAACCTCAGCCGCGAGCTGGGCCGCGCGGTGACGGTCGCCGAGGTCGTCCCGCTCGTGGAACGGCACCTGGCGGAGGCGCTGGGCGCGGCGGAGACGTTCCACCGCACCACGGCGCAGCTCGGGATCCTCGGTCAGGCCATCACCTTGTAG
- the sucB gene encoding 2-oxoglutarate dehydrogenase, E2 component, dihydrolipoamide succinyltransferase — translation MPVSVTMPQLGESVTEGTVTRWLKKEGERVETDEPLLEVSTDKVDTEIPSPASGILTSITVAEDETVEVGAELAVIGDEGEAPSGGGAPVAEEKEAEPQQEAPQQEAPQQEQQPQAQAQQQAPPPAAWPPPAQQQPAAPPSPAPAPAPQPQAQQQPPAPAPAAQQPAQQQTEPGEGPYVTPLVRKLAAEHSVDLGTVKGTGVGGRIRKQDVLEAARAAQQAAQQQAAPAAAPAAPAPAPAQAPAGRHAAPAPAGAPAEQMALRGRTEKMSRMRQTIARRMVESLQVSAQLTTVVEVDITKIARLREQAKADFQAREGVKLSFMPFFALATVEALKTHPKLNAVINGETNEVTYHEVENLSIAVDVPERGLMVPVVHNAGQLNLGGLAQRIADIAERTRTNKVSPDELAGGTFTLTNTGSRGALFDTPILNQPQVAMLGTGAVVKRPAVIDDPELGEVIAVRSMVYLALTYDHRLIDGADAARFLATVKHRLEEGNFEADLGL, via the coding sequence ATGCCGGTCTCCGTCACCATGCCCCAGCTCGGCGAGAGCGTCACCGAGGGCACCGTCACCCGCTGGCTCAAGAAGGAGGGCGAGCGCGTCGAGACCGACGAGCCGCTCCTCGAGGTGTCCACCGACAAGGTCGACACCGAGATCCCCTCCCCCGCCTCGGGCATCCTCACCAGCATCACCGTCGCCGAGGACGAGACCGTCGAGGTCGGCGCCGAGCTGGCCGTCATCGGCGACGAGGGCGAGGCGCCGTCCGGCGGCGGCGCCCCGGTCGCCGAGGAGAAGGAGGCGGAGCCCCAGCAGGAGGCCCCGCAGCAGGAGGCCCCGCAGCAGGAGCAGCAGCCCCAGGCCCAGGCCCAGCAGCAGGCCCCGCCGCCCGCCGCGTGGCCGCCGCCCGCGCAGCAGCAGCCCGCGGCCCCGCCGTCCCCGGCGCCCGCCCCGGCGCCGCAGCCGCAGGCCCAGCAGCAGCCGCCCGCGCCGGCCCCGGCCGCGCAGCAGCCCGCCCAGCAGCAGACGGAGCCGGGCGAGGGCCCGTACGTCACTCCGCTGGTCCGCAAGCTGGCGGCCGAGCACAGTGTGGACCTCGGCACGGTCAAGGGCACCGGCGTCGGCGGCCGCATCCGCAAGCAGGACGTCCTGGAGGCGGCCCGCGCCGCCCAGCAGGCCGCTCAGCAGCAGGCCGCGCCCGCCGCCGCCCCGGCCGCACCCGCGCCCGCCCCGGCGCAGGCCCCCGCCGGACGGCACGCCGCCCCCGCGCCCGCCGGCGCCCCCGCCGAGCAGATGGCGCTGCGCGGCCGGACCGAGAAGATGTCGCGGATGCGGCAGACGATCGCCCGCCGCATGGTCGAGTCGCTCCAGGTGTCCGCGCAGCTCACCACCGTGGTCGAGGTGGACATCACCAAGATCGCGCGGCTGCGCGAGCAGGCCAAGGCCGACTTCCAGGCCCGCGAGGGCGTCAAGCTGTCGTTCATGCCGTTCTTCGCGCTGGCGACGGTCGAGGCCCTCAAGACCCACCCGAAGCTGAACGCGGTCATCAACGGCGAGACCAACGAGGTCACCTACCACGAGGTGGAGAACCTCTCCATCGCCGTCGACGTGCCCGAGCGCGGCCTGATGGTCCCGGTCGTGCACAACGCGGGCCAGCTCAACCTGGGCGGCCTCGCGCAGCGGATCGCCGACATCGCCGAGCGCACCCGCACCAACAAGGTGAGCCCGGACGAGCTGGCCGGCGGCACGTTCACGCTGACCAACACCGGCAGCCGCGGCGCCCTGTTCGACACCCCGATCCTCAACCAGCCGCAGGTCGCCATGCTCGGCACCGGCGCCGTCGTCAAGCGCCCGGCCGTCATCGACGACCCGGAGCTGGGCGAGGTCATCGCGGTCCGGTCGATGGTCTACCTGGCGCTGACCTACGACCACCGCCTGATCGACGGCGCGGACGCGGCCCGCTTCCTCGCCACGGTCAAGCACCGCCTGGAGGAGGGCAACTTCGAGGCCGACCTCGGCCTCTGA